One window of Camelina sativa cultivar DH55 chromosome 4, Cs, whole genome shotgun sequence genomic DNA carries:
- the LOC104780220 gene encoding short-chain dehydrogenase reductase ATA1, whose product MTNSNKRLFEKVAIITGGARGIGAATARLFTENGAYVIVADILENEGIHVAESIGGCYVHCDVSKEADVEAAVELAMRRKGRLDVMFNNAGMTFNEGSIMEMDVDMANKLVSVNVNGVLHGIKHAAKAMIKGGGGGSIICTSSSSGVMGGLGGHAYTLSKGAINGLVRTTACELGSHGIRVNSISPHGVPTDILVNAYRKYLNNDKLDVAEVTDIVAEKGSLLTGRAGTVEDVAQAALFLASQESSGFITGHNLVVDGGYTSATSTMKFIYN is encoded by the exons ATGACAAACTCAAACAAAAGATTATTTGAGAAGGTTGCGATAATAACCGGAGGAGCAAGAGGAATTGGAGCGGCCACGGCTAGATTGTTCACGGAGAACGGTGCGTATGTGATAGTTGCGGATATCCTTGAGAATGAAGGCATTCACGTGGCGGAATCGATCGGTGGGTGTTACGTTCATTGTGATGTGTCCAAGGAGGCTGACGTTGAGGCCGCGGTGGAGCTAGCTATGAGACGTAAGGGGAGGCTGGATGTGATGTTCAACAACGCCGGGATGACGTTTAACGAAGGTAGCATCATGGAGATGGACGTGGACATGGCTAACAAACTTGTCTCGGTCAATGTCAATGGTGTTTTGCATGGCATCAAACATGCCGCTAAGGCCATGATCAAAG gaggaggaggaggatcgaTAATATGCACATCGAGCTCATCAGGGGTAATGGGAGGACTAGGAGGGCACGCATATACACTCTCCAAAGGAGCCATTAACGGGTTAGTGAGGACAACGGCGTGCGAGCTTGGGTCTCATGGCATCCGTGTGAACAGCATCTCTCCTCATGGAGTTCCCACTGACATCTTGGTTAATGCGTACCGTAAGTACCTTAACAATGACAAACTCGATGTTGCTGAGGTCACCGACATTGTGGCCGAGAAAGGGAGTTTGCTGACCGGTAGAGCCGGTACTGTGGAGGATGTGGCTCAAGCAGCTTTGTTTCTTGCAAGCCAAGAATCATCAGGGTTCATTACCGGACATAACCTGGTTGTTGATGGTGGTTACACGTCGGCCACTAGTACCATGAAATTTATCTACAACTAG